A single genomic interval of Christensenellaceae bacterium 44-20 harbors:
- a CDS encoding cytidine deaminase, whose translation MEFTELYEIAKNTLNPRQLTEDSSAGGVAAAIMTDKGNIYRGVCIDVPCSMGFCAEHAAIAAMVTAGENRIEKLVAVYQDGSIVPPCGRCREFVCQLHPENYLCQVQLADRVARMEELLPDRW comes from the coding sequence ATGGAATTTACAGAGTTATACGAGATTGCCAAAAACACGCTGAACCCGCGTCAGCTGACAGAAGATTCCTCTGCGGGCGGCGTTGCCGCCGCAATCATGACGGATAAGGGGAACATCTACCGCGGCGTTTGCATCGACGTCCCATGCTCCATGGGCTTTTGCGCAGAGCACGCCGCCATTGCCGCCATGGTAACGGCTGGAGAAAACCGCATTGAGAAGCTGGTCGCTGTCTATCAGGATGGTTCCATCGTCCCTCCCTGCGGACGCTGTCGGGAGTTCGTCTGCCAGCTGCACCCGGAAAACTATCTCTGCCAGGTTCAGCTGGCGGATCGGGTCGCGCGCATGGAAGAGCTGCTGCCAGATCGCTGGTGA
- a CDS encoding GNAT family N-acetyltransferase — MEIRKAGLEDLKEICRMGYQLSLDMSALEPGYFAVAEQKEAPMRQAVLEETKDIFLAESAGKIVGFACVWQCEPKPEENYLVPGKFAYLSDLVLLPESRGMGIGSALLEACKNWARERGIFRMKLDSLCKNEVANHLYEREGFRPVVQTMWAEL, encoded by the coding sequence ATGGAGATTAGAAAAGCGGGCCTGGAAGATTTGAAGGAAATTTGCCGCATGGGCTATCAGCTTTCGCTGGATATGTCGGCATTGGAGCCGGGGTATTTTGCTGTTGCCGAGCAGAAGGAGGCGCCCATGCGCCAGGCAGTTTTGGAGGAGACCAAGGATATTTTTCTGGCAGAGTCGGCAGGGAAGATTGTGGGCTTTGCCTGCGTTTGGCAGTGCGAGCCAAAGCCGGAGGAAAACTACCTGGTGCCTGGCAAATTTGCCTATCTGAGCGACCTGGTTTTGCTGCCGGAAAGCAGAGGCATGGGGATTGGAAGCGCACTGCTGGAGGCCTGCAAAAACTGGGCCAGGGAGCGGGGCATTTTCCGCATGAAGCTGGATTCTCTTTGCAAAAACGAGGTGGCCAACCACCTCTATGAGCGGGAGGGGTTTCGCCCGGTGGTGCAGACCATGTGGGCCGAATTATAG
- a CDS encoding ANTAR domain-containing protein — protein sequence MKSLVIAAPGELQNTIDAALSAAGAGEAKQARTIASAQESLEEAGFVLLVSGRCTDAQMLFLKSLGERGIASALLTTRAEAPRAERQLLTARCVVLCAPLSSKELAMGIRMALSISRKFTALQKQNEQLRQRLEDFKILDRAKCCLVAVLGMDEERAHRYIQKRAMDMRLSQREIAEDILKTYETHEAYLSEF from the coding sequence ATGAAAAGCCTAGTCATTGCCGCCCCCGGCGAGCTTCAAAACACCATAGATGCGGCACTCTCTGCTGCCGGCGCAGGAGAGGCAAAGCAGGCCAGAACCATCGCCTCGGCCCAGGAGAGCCTGGAAGAGGCGGGGTTTGTGTTGCTTGTGAGCGGGCGGTGCACGGATGCGCAGATGCTCTTTTTGAAAAGCCTGGGAGAGAGGGGCATTGCCAGCGCACTGCTGACTACCCGGGCGGAGGCGCCGCGGGCAGAGCGGCAGCTTTTAACAGCGCGCTGTGTGGTGCTCTGCGCGCCGCTTTCCAGCAAGGAGCTGGCCATGGGAATCCGCATGGCGCTCAGCATTTCCCGGAAATTTACCGCGCTGCAAAAGCAAAACGAGCAGCTGCGCCAGCGTCTGGAAGATTTTAAAATCCTAGATCGGGCAAAATGCTGCCTGGTGGCGGTTTTGGGCATGGATGAGGAGCGGGCGCACCGCTATATTCAAAAGAGGGCCATGGATATGCGGCTCTCTCAGCGGGAGATCGCAGAGGATATTTTGAAGACGTATGAGACGCACGAGGCGTATCTCTCGGAGTTTTGA
- the murB gene encoding UDP-N-acetylmuramate dehydrogenase, with protein MKKEQLQTLMEWMNRQGIPYLTDAPMRDYTTFRAGGPADLLISPKSAEQIRAVLQMCRQLEVPVTLLGNGSNVLVRDGGIRGAVLRLGSEFSQIQIEGSMVIAQAGAKLAAVVSAALSAGLVGMEFAGGIPGSVGGGIYMNAGAYGGELSQVLHSALVLTADLEMVQMPSEALSLSYRHSALMENGALVLEGRFCLKPGDTAAAREYLRELAVRRREKQPLDLPSAGSTFKRPAGHYAGALIEAAGLKGFSIGGAQVSEKHAGFVVNRGGSAADILALIRHVQERVSAQSGIWLEPEVLILGED; from the coding sequence ATGAAAAAAGAGCAGCTTCAAACACTAATGGAATGGATGAACCGGCAGGGCATCCCCTATCTTACTGACGCTCCCATGCGGGATTACACGACGTTTCGCGCGGGCGGGCCGGCAGATCTGCTCATCAGCCCCAAAAGCGCAGAACAAATCCGCGCGGTTTTGCAGATGTGCCGTCAGCTGGAAGTTCCCGTGACACTGCTGGGCAATGGCAGCAACGTGCTGGTTCGGGACGGCGGCATCCGCGGGGCGGTGCTGCGCCTTGGTTCAGAATTTTCTCAAATTCAAATAGAGGGCAGCATGGTGATTGCCCAGGCAGGGGCCAAGCTCGCCGCTGTCGTCAGTGCCGCGTTAAGCGCTGGGCTGGTGGGCATGGAGTTTGCCGGGGGCATTCCGGGCAGTGTGGGCGGCGGGATCTATATGAACGCCGGCGCCTATGGCGGAGAGCTCAGCCAGGTTCTGCACAGCGCGCTCGTGCTCACGGCGGATTTGGAGATGGTGCAGATGCCCAGCGAGGCGCTCTCGCTCTCCTATCGGCACAGCGCTTTGATGGAAAACGGTGCCCTGGTTTTGGAGGGGCGTTTTTGCCTGAAGCCAGGCGATACCGCCGCCGCCCGCGAATATCTGCGTGAACTCGCCGTCCGCCGCCGGGAAAAACAGCCGCTGGATCTGCCCAGTGCAGGCAGCACGTTTAAGCGCCCGGCCGGGCATTATGCCGGCGCGCTCATCGAGGCTGCCGGGCTCAAGGGCTTCTCCATCGGGGGAGCGCAGGTCTCGGAAAAACATGCGGGGTTTGTCGTCAACCGGGGCGGCAGTGCGGCGGATATTTTGGCGCTCATCCGCCATGTGCAGGAGCGCGTCTCTGCTCAAAGCGGCATCTGGCTGGAGCCGGAAGTTCTGATTTTGGGCGAGGATTAG
- the rapZ gene encoding RNase adapter RapZ: protein MRFTIITGLSGAGRSSALKTFEDMGYFCADNIPPALIPAFARLCLARSVDAPKNVAVVADMRMGDMFDTIYAAIDELKKMDLELDILFLDASDAALVGRFNQTRRVHPVSGSGNVLSGIFVERDKLQRIKDMANTVLDTTTYNARKLADVLEQKYSQSFDSRLPVSVVTFGYKRGIPIDADLVFDMRFLPNPFYIERLRRSSGLEKDVSSYVLSFPEAEYFLKTTIDLVTHLLPHYLEQDKRQLTIGIGCTGGMHRSVAIGQELYHRLEQLGHKVFIEHRDMNLEREAIKKRFHAPNAQ, encoded by the coding sequence ATGAGATTCACGATCATCACCGGGCTCTCGGGCGCAGGGCGCTCCTCTGCCCTCAAGACATTCGAAGATATGGGCTATTTCTGCGCAGACAATATTCCGCCGGCGCTCATCCCTGCGTTTGCCCGGCTTTGCCTGGCGCGCTCTGTGGATGCGCCCAAAAACGTCGCAGTTGTGGCGGATATGCGCATGGGCGATATGTTTGATACCATCTACGCCGCCATCGACGAGCTGAAGAAAATGGATCTGGAGCTGGATATCCTGTTTTTGGATGCCTCGGATGCGGCGCTGGTCGGCCGGTTCAACCAGACCAGGCGCGTGCACCCCGTCTCGGGCAGCGGCAATGTGCTTTCCGGCATCTTCGTCGAGCGGGACAAGCTCCAGCGCATCAAGGATATGGCCAACACAGTGCTGGATACCACGACCTACAATGCCCGCAAGCTGGCAGACGTTTTGGAGCAGAAGTATAGCCAGAGCTTTGACAGCCGCCTTCCCGTCTCCGTGGTTACCTTCGGCTATAAGCGGGGCATCCCCATCGACGCAGACCTGGTTTTCGACATGCGCTTTCTGCCAAACCCGTTCTATATCGAGCGGCTCCGGCGCTCTTCCGGCCTGGAAAAGGATGTGAGCAGCTACGTTCTCTCCTTCCCGGAGGCCGAATACTTTTTGAAAACCACCATCGATCTCGTAACGCACCTGCTGCCACACTATCTTGAGCAGGACAAGCGGCAGCTCACCATCGGCATCGGCTGCACAGGCGGGATGCATCGCAGCGTCGCCATCGGCCAGGAGCTCTATCATCGCCTGGAACAGCTTGGGCATAAAGTCTTTATCGAGCACCGGGATATGAACCTGGAACGGGAAGCCATCAAAAAGCGCTTCCATGCTCCCAATGCCCAGTAA
- a CDS encoding epoxyqueuosine reductase QueH: MEHTLLHICCAPCSIMCIDALRGEGIEPVGYWFNPNIHPKKEYKNRKNALVEYARSIDLRLVLQGEYGLREFLTAIYPDFDDRCAYCYESRLFAAAKYAAEHGFSSFSTTLLISPYQNHELLRQTGERAAQEYGVSFLYRDFRPYFKEGQQRARELELYMQKYCGCIFSEEERYTKKKRVQE; encoded by the coding sequence ATGGAACATACGCTTTTGCATATCTGCTGCGCACCCTGCTCGATCATGTGCATCGATGCTCTGCGCGGCGAGGGGATAGAGCCGGTGGGATATTGGTTTAACCCCAATATCCACCCCAAAAAGGAGTATAAGAATCGGAAGAATGCGCTGGTGGAATATGCCCGGAGCATTGATTTGCGGCTGGTTTTGCAAGGGGAGTATGGCTTGCGGGAGTTTTTGACGGCGATATACCCGGATTTCGACGACCGCTGTGCCTACTGCTATGAATCCCGCCTGTTTGCCGCGGCAAAATACGCGGCGGAGCACGGCTTCTCTTCCTTCTCCACGACGCTGCTCATCAGCCCCTATCAGAACCACGAGCTGCTGCGGCAGACGGGGGAGCGGGCCGCGCAGGAATATGGCGTCTCCTTCCTCTACCGGGATTTCCGCCCATATTTCAAGGAAGGCCAGCAGCGGGCGCGAGAGCTGGAGCTCTATATGCAAAAATACTGCGGCTGTATTTTCAGCGAAGAAGAGCGGTATACCAAAAAGAAGCGCGTGCAGGAATAA
- a CDS encoding DUF2461 domain-containing protein, whose product MFSQETLNFLSENRRRNSREWFHAHNAEYRAYVIEPFCQLVSYLAPQALEIDSQIVALPRVDKTISRIWRDTRYSHDKSLYRENMWVIFRRFRMHEPGWPGLYFELSPDGFSYGCGFYKAVPGFMESVRQMILEREPLAEKALEAFDGQKLFELHGEKLKRPRYGSEPPERQEWMNRRNLSVTAESTDFGLLFSPNLAETVRQGYEMLAPVYAFLLEASLRTQQKNAPYTFYEGGGKVFEF is encoded by the coding sequence ATGTTTAGCCAAGAGACCCTGAATTTTCTATCTGAAAACCGGCGCCGCAACAGCCGGGAGTGGTTTCATGCGCACAACGCGGAATACCGCGCCTATGTCATAGAGCCGTTTTGCCAGCTGGTGAGCTATCTGGCGCCCCAGGCGCTGGAGATCGACAGCCAGATTGTCGCGCTGCCTCGGGTGGATAAAACCATCAGCCGCATCTGGCGGGATACCCGCTATTCCCACGATAAATCCCTATATCGGGAGAATATGTGGGTCATCTTCCGGCGGTTCCGTATGCATGAGCCGGGCTGGCCGGGGCTGTATTTTGAATTGAGCCCGGACGGGTTTTCCTATGGATGCGGGTTCTATAAGGCGGTGCCAGGGTTTATGGAGAGCGTGCGGCAGATGATTTTGGAGCGGGAGCCTTTGGCGGAAAAGGCGCTGGAGGCATTTGACGGGCAAAAGCTGTTCGAGTTGCACGGCGAAAAGCTGAAGCGCCCGCGCTATGGGAGCGAGCCGCCGGAGCGGCAGGAGTGGATGAACCGGCGCAATCTCAGCGTAACGGCGGAGAGCACAGATTTCGGCCTGCTGTTTTCGCCGAATCTGGCGGAAACCGTCCGCCAGGGCTATGAGATGCTGGCGCCCGTCTACGCCTTCCTGCTGGAGGCATCGCTTAGGACACAGCAAAAAAACGCGCCGTACACCTTCTATGAGGGCGGTGGCAAGGTATTTGAATTTTAA
- a CDS encoding flavodoxin family protein gives MKHILVVLGCGRKNGNTEQLADAFIAGAEAAGHHVEKISLTRKEVKGCLGCNACRYGKPCVQKDDFNSMIPQIKAADLLVFASPLYFWTISSRLKAFIERFYCIAQEDANPPLGRYEKYPAKDSALLMTAADDLFWTFEQASAYYRFAVVNYIGFHDKGMLLAGGCGDTNGKPKIAQTEHLSRAYEFGRSIYAQDQEKAGDRCDV, from the coding sequence ATGAAACATATTTTAGTTGTGCTGGGATGCGGCCGAAAAAACGGAAATACGGAACAGCTTGCAGATGCGTTTATCGCAGGCGCAGAGGCAGCGGGGCATCATGTGGAAAAAATCTCCTTGACGCGAAAGGAAGTCAAAGGTTGCCTGGGCTGCAACGCCTGCCGCTATGGGAAGCCCTGCGTTCAGAAGGACGATTTTAACAGCATGATTCCCCAAATCAAGGCGGCAGATCTGCTGGTTTTCGCTTCGCCGCTGTATTTTTGGACGATTTCGTCCAGGCTCAAAGCTTTTATTGAGCGTTTCTACTGCATCGCGCAGGAGGATGCAAATCCGCCGCTGGGCCGCTATGAGAAATATCCCGCCAAAGACAGCGCTTTGCTCATGACGGCCGCCGACGATCTGTTCTGGACGTTTGAGCAGGCCAGTGCGTATTACCGCTTTGCGGTTGTGAATTATATCGGCTTTCATGATAAGGGAATGCTATTGGCTGGCGGATGCGGAGACACCAACGGCAAGCCCAAGATTGCACAGACAGAGCATCTTTCCCGGGCATATGAGTTTGGCCGCTCAATTTATGCGCAAGACCAGGAAAAGGCAGGAGATAGATGTGATGTTTAG
- the uvrC gene encoding excinuclease ABC subunit UvrC, producing MRLLNDVLEEKIKTLPRKPGVYLMRDEKGEVIYVGKAKVLKNRVSQYFGANAVKNSKTNAMVNKIADFEYIITDSEKEALILECNLIKEYQPHYNILLRDDKHYPYVRIDLKKDYPRVEIVRKVARDGAKYFGPYLEAFSVREVLDGVHKLFPLRSCKKEITTGSRKERPCLNYQMGRCFAPCAGKISPEEYRKIVDEVIEFLSGKYRPVEKQLKEEMYAASEALDFEKAAACRDKLKILARITERQKAGFPDLNDKDIFAVAMGEKTAAVQAFFVRKGKLSGAQRFFLDEPGDEAEILESVLKQFYMEKHTVAPKVYLSALPEDSELLAEWMADIAGRKVELLVPQRGDHKRLLDMARHNAEEAIKRREQAERRAYERSIGAATELGQALGIGYVRRLECYDISNTQGTDSVGSMVVFIDGKPDKKEYRRFRIKTVQGANDFASMAEVLTRRLMEGFRSEDKEHGFGAVPDLIIVDGGKGQLSSAVEVVESLGLEDTIRLAGLAKREEELFLPGDPEPIVFDKNSPVLGLITAIRDEAHRFAITYHRSLREGRTLASELDRIRGIGPKRKQALIGAFGDLEGIKRATVDELAAVPGVDISTAREIVKYFAPVASVEKAHEQ from the coding sequence ATGCGCCTGCTGAATGACGTGCTGGAAGAAAAAATCAAAACGCTGCCCAGGAAGCCCGGCGTGTATCTCATGCGCGATGAAAAGGGCGAGGTCATCTACGTGGGCAAGGCGAAAGTGCTGAAAAACCGCGTCAGCCAGTATTTTGGCGCCAACGCCGTCAAAAATTCCAAGACCAACGCCATGGTCAATAAAATCGCGGACTTTGAATATATCATCACAGACAGCGAGAAGGAAGCGCTCATCCTAGAGTGTAACCTCATCAAGGAATACCAGCCGCACTATAATATCCTGCTCCGGGACGATAAGCACTACCCATACGTCCGCATCGACCTCAAAAAAGACTACCCAAGAGTCGAGATCGTGCGCAAAGTCGCCCGGGATGGCGCCAAGTATTTTGGGCCGTATCTGGAGGCGTTTTCCGTGCGGGAAGTGCTGGACGGCGTGCATAAGCTGTTCCCGCTTAGAAGCTGTAAAAAGGAGATTACCACCGGGAGCAGAAAAGAGCGCCCCTGCCTCAACTACCAGATGGGCCGCTGTTTCGCGCCCTGCGCCGGCAAAATTTCCCCGGAGGAATACCGCAAAATTGTGGATGAAGTCATCGAATTTCTCTCGGGCAAATACCGGCCAGTGGAAAAACAGCTCAAAGAAGAGATGTATGCGGCATCCGAAGCGCTGGATTTTGAAAAAGCCGCGGCCTGCCGGGATAAGCTGAAAATTTTGGCGCGCATTACCGAGCGGCAAAAGGCGGGCTTCCCGGATCTCAACGATAAGGATATCTTTGCCGTAGCCATGGGGGAGAAAACGGCGGCCGTGCAGGCGTTTTTCGTGCGCAAGGGCAAGCTCTCGGGTGCACAGCGCTTCTTTCTGGATGAGCCGGGCGATGAGGCCGAGATTCTCGAGAGCGTGCTCAAGCAGTTTTATATGGAAAAGCACACGGTGGCGCCCAAGGTTTACCTGAGCGCCCTGCCCGAAGACAGCGAACTGCTGGCCGAATGGATGGCGGATATCGCCGGGCGCAAGGTAGAGCTGCTGGTGCCCCAGAGGGGGGACCATAAGCGGCTGCTGGATATGGCGCGGCATAATGCCGAGGAGGCCATCAAGCGCAGGGAGCAGGCCGAGCGCCGGGCCTATGAGCGCAGCATCGGCGCGGCCACAGAGCTGGGGCAGGCGCTGGGCATCGGGTATGTGCGCCGGCTGGAGTGCTACGATATTTCCAACACCCAGGGGACGGACTCGGTCGGCTCGATGGTGGTGTTTATCGATGGCAAGCCGGATAAGAAGGAATACCGCCGCTTCCGCATCAAAACCGTCCAGGGCGCGAACGACTTCGCCTCCATGGCCGAAGTGCTCACCCGCCGCCTGATGGAGGGCTTCCGTTCGGAGGATAAGGAGCATGGCTTTGGGGCCGTGCCGGATTTGATCATCGTGGATGGCGGCAAGGGGCAGCTCTCCTCGGCGGTGGAGGTGGTGGAGAGCCTGGGGCTGGAGGATACCATCCGGCTGGCTGGCCTGGCCAAGCGGGAGGAGGAGCTCTTTTTGCCCGGCGATCCCGAGCCCATCGTGTTTGACAAAAACTCCCCGGTGCTGGGGCTGATTACCGCCATCCGGGATGAGGCGCACCGCTTCGCCATCACCTACCACCGCTCTCTGCGGGAGGGCCGCACGCTGGCCTCTGAGCTGGATCGCATCCGGGGCATTGGCCCCAAGCGCAAGCAGGCGCTGATTGGGGCATTCGGCGATCTGGAGGGCATCAAGCGGGCGACGGTGGACGAGCTGGCCGCCGTGCCCGGTGTGGATATTTCCACAGCCCGGGAGATCGTGAAGTATTTCGCGCCGGTCGCTTCGGTGGAAAAGGCGCATGAACAATAG
- a CDS encoding helix-turn-helix transcriptional regulator, protein MDTSRIGQVIRSYRKSKGLTLEVVSGLADLDSAHLARIELGEYVPNINTFIKIAKALGLKPSELMAMIESSEI, encoded by the coding sequence TTGGATACAAGCAGAATCGGACAAGTGATCCGAAGCTATCGAAAATCAAAAGGGCTAACTTTGGAAGTTGTGAGCGGCCTTGCTGATTTGGATTCAGCACATCTTGCCAGGATTGAGCTTGGCGAATATGTTCCCAATATCAATACCTTTATTAAAATAGCAAAGGCACTTGGCCTTAAGCCTTCTGAGCTAATGGCAATGATAGAATCATCAGAAATATAG
- a CDS encoding helix-turn-helix transcriptional regulator: MKENFWGQAVKRCRKIRGMSLWQASKRAGLSPLSFFLIECGRIPLRLNEFVGISKAFNSTPVFLLYEINEIMPPRPNKNKNWLC, from the coding sequence ATGAAGGAGAACTTTTGGGGCCAGGCTGTAAAGCGTTGCCGAAAAATAAGAGGAATGAGCCTTTGGCAGGCCAGTAAGCGTGCCGGCCTTTCTCCTCTCTCTTTTTTCTTAATCGAGTGTGGAAGAATCCCCCTGCGTCTCAATGAGTTTGTGGGAATTTCCAAAGCATTTAATTCTACTCCTGTTTTTTTGCTCTATGAGATCAACGAGATCATGCCGCCCCGCCCAAACAAGAATAAGAATTGGTTGTGTTAA
- a CDS encoding YlcI/YnfO family protein, translating to MEKTMLSFEIDRELRGTKLPRTIRFPEVLFEKLSAAAQQNNVSFNRFVLQCCRFALDHMKDIGLK from the coding sequence TTGGAAAAAACGATGCTTTCGTTTGAAATAGATAGAGAGCTGAGAGGCACCAAGCTTCCTCGAACTATCCGTTTCCCTGAAGTGTTGTTTGAAAAGCTTAGCGCTGCTGCACAGCAAAACAACGTTTCCTTCAACCGGTTTGTTCTGCAATGCTGCAGATTTGCTTTGGACCATATGAAAGATATCGGCTTAAAATAA